From the genome of Nocardia sp. NBC_01503, one region includes:
- a CDS encoding putative bifunctional diguanylate cyclase/phosphodiesterase → MRGIGHRGDTRTRVRAASALATAMVMARTTGAFYVMGGVLGLVITAVAPGDEGNRPLVGGAAGVALLLGLSLLIWGPRMHHSVHHAYVAMATVLVTVAVHWFPNTVGAISLAAFYVFVACDAAIFFAWKWLGAHLAFAIVCCLWVVPSRGLPWWSGLIPAGITFGIGIVVGILTRMASDADIDMLTGLLNRRGFDRALANAIGHATRTGQALSLVLVDLDRFQKINDHLGHRAGDAVLQRVGDTWSKLLTPEQRLARYGGDAFALLLPNSTEQAAILLTEQLRAAVTTGCSAGVTSWQPGESGSLLVSRADVGLYRAKQAGRNRTVLESSRQLPLAVELREAIDRGTLDVQYQPIVSLSDGATRAVGVEALLRWSSHAQPDVTTEGLIRVAEEYDLISDLDELVLRRACADATRLQETFAQLDLTLNVNVSGLELAEAAYADRVSGILADTGWPADQLVLEVTESEIAAESETAIANLHKLRETGVRIAIDDFGTGYSSLSRLATLPSDILKVDQSFVAAIRSDSPAPPLLGVIAALSKTLDLQVIAEGVETEYQAAVLTELGFALAQGYHYSDSHPVSELINDLNDRHGLVGAGLKDHEVNTNGWIPVENPFDGGGLEAQS, encoded by the coding sequence GTGCGAGGAATCGGGCATCGCGGCGATACCCGAACGCGGGTGCGTGCGGCATCGGCGCTGGCGACGGCAATGGTTATGGCTCGGACCACCGGGGCGTTCTACGTCATGGGTGGTGTGCTGGGTCTGGTGATCACGGCGGTCGCCCCGGGTGATGAGGGCAATAGGCCGCTGGTAGGTGGCGCGGCCGGTGTCGCGCTGCTGCTCGGCCTCAGCCTGCTCATCTGGGGTCCGCGTATGCATCATTCGGTGCATCACGCCTATGTCGCCATGGCCACGGTGCTGGTAACCGTTGCGGTGCACTGGTTTCCCAATACCGTCGGTGCGATCAGCCTGGCCGCGTTCTATGTTTTCGTAGCCTGCGACGCGGCGATCTTCTTCGCCTGGAAATGGCTCGGCGCGCATCTGGCGTTCGCGATCGTGTGCTGTCTGTGGGTGGTGCCCTCGCGTGGGCTGCCGTGGTGGTCGGGTTTGATTCCGGCGGGTATCACCTTCGGAATCGGCATTGTGGTCGGCATTCTCACGCGTATGGCGTCGGACGCCGATATCGATATGTTGACCGGTCTGTTGAATCGGCGCGGTTTCGATCGGGCGCTGGCGAATGCGATCGGGCATGCCACCCGCACCGGGCAGGCGCTGTCGCTGGTGCTGGTGGACCTGGACCGTTTCCAGAAGATCAATGATCATCTCGGGCATCGCGCGGGTGACGCGGTGCTGCAGCGGGTCGGTGACACCTGGTCGAAGCTGTTGACGCCGGAGCAGCGGCTGGCGCGCTACGGCGGTGACGCCTTCGCACTGCTGCTGCCGAATTCGACGGAGCAGGCGGCGATTCTGCTGACCGAGCAGTTGCGGGCGGCGGTGACCACCGGTTGTTCGGCGGGTGTCACCTCATGGCAGCCGGGTGAGTCGGGTTCGCTGCTGGTGAGCCGCGCGGATGTGGGTCTGTACCGGGCCAAGCAGGCGGGGCGCAATCGCACGGTGCTGGAGTCGTCGCGGCAGTTGCCGCTGGCGGTGGAGCTGCGCGAGGCGATCGATCGCGGCACTCTGGATGTGCAGTATCAGCCGATCGTGAGCCTGTCGGACGGTGCGACCCGCGCGGTCGGCGTGGAGGCGCTGCTGCGCTGGTCCTCGCACGCGCAGCCGGATGTGACCACCGAGGGGCTGATTCGGGTCGCCGAGGAGTACGACCTCATCTCCGATCTGGACGAGCTGGTCTTGCGCCGGGCCTGTGCCGACGCGACCCGTCTGCAGGAGACCTTCGCTCAGCTGGATCTGACGCTGAATGTGAATGTGAGCGGCCTGGAGCTGGCCGAAGCCGCCTATGCCGATCGGGTCTCCGGAATTCTCGCCGATACCGGCTGGCCCGCCGATCAGCTGGTGCTGGAGGTCACCGAGAGCGAGATCGCGGCCGAATCCGAGACCGCCATCGCCAATCTGCACAAGCTGCGCGAGACCGGCGTCCGTATCGCCATCGATGATTTCGGTACCGGCTATTCGTCTTTGAGTCGCCTGGCCACCCTGCCCAGCGACATTCTGAAGGTCGATCAGTCCTTCGTGGCCGCCATCCGCTCCGATTCCCCGGCCCCGCCGCTGCTGGGAGTCATTGCGGCGCTGAGCAAAACCCTGGATCTGCAGGTGATCGCGGAGGGTGTGGAGACCGAATACCAGGCCGCGGTGCTCACCGAGTTGGGTTTCGCGCTGGCGCAGGGCTATCACTACAGCGATTCGCATCCGGTCTCCGAGCTCATCAATGATCTGAATGATCGGCACGGTCTGGTGGGTGCCGGGTTGAAGGATCACGAGGTGAATACCAACGGCTGGATTCCGGTCGAGAATCCGTTTGACGGCGGTGGGCTCGAAGCGCAGAGTTGA
- the serS gene encoding serine--tRNA ligase yields MIDLRFLRENPDVVRASQRARGEDPALVDALLEADTARRAAVANADGLRAEHKALGKKVGKASPEERPALLARGTELSALVKEAEVAENAADAVLDAAQRALSNVVQEGAPAGGEDDYIVLEHIGTPREFDFEPKDHLELGESLGIIDMERGAKVSGARFYFLTGYGALLQLGLLQLAAQRATANGFTMMIPPVLVRPEIMAGTGFLGQHAAEIYHLEEDDLYLVGTSEVPLAGYHSGEILDLNDGAKRYAGWSSCFRREAGSYGKDTRGIIRVHQFDKVEMFVYTRPEDADAEHQRLLAWEQEMLAAIEVPYRVIDVAAGDLGSSAARKFDCEAWVPTQRTYRELTSTSNCTTFQARRLNVRYRDENNKPQTAATLNGTLATTRWIVALLENHQQADGSVRVPAALVPFVGKEILTPIR; encoded by the coding sequence ATGATCGACCTTCGATTCCTGCGGGAGAACCCCGACGTCGTTCGCGCGTCGCAGCGCGCTCGCGGCGAGGATCCGGCCCTGGTGGACGCCCTGCTCGAGGCGGATACCGCTCGGCGTGCGGCGGTGGCCAATGCCGATGGTCTGCGTGCCGAGCACAAGGCCCTGGGTAAGAAGGTCGGCAAGGCTTCCCCGGAGGAGCGACCGGCGCTGCTGGCGCGGGGGACCGAGCTCTCGGCGCTGGTGAAGGAGGCCGAGGTGGCCGAGAATGCCGCCGACGCTGTTCTCGATGCCGCGCAGCGCGCGCTCTCGAATGTGGTGCAGGAGGGTGCGCCCGCCGGCGGCGAGGACGATTACATCGTGCTCGAGCACATCGGCACCCCGCGTGAATTCGATTTCGAGCCCAAGGATCACCTGGAACTGGGTGAATCGCTGGGCATCATCGATATGGAACGCGGCGCGAAGGTTTCGGGTGCGCGCTTCTATTTCCTCACCGGTTACGGCGCTCTCCTGCAGTTGGGTCTGTTGCAGTTGGCCGCGCAGCGGGCCACCGCGAATGGTTTCACCATGATGATTCCGCCGGTGCTGGTGCGCCCGGAGATCATGGCGGGTACCGGTTTCCTGGGTCAGCACGCCGCGGAGATCTATCACCTGGAGGAGGACGATCTGTACCTGGTCGGCACCTCGGAGGTGCCGCTGGCCGGTTATCACTCGGGCGAGATCCTGGATCTGAACGACGGCGCGAAGCGCTATGCGGGCTGGTCGTCGTGTTTCCGCCGGGAGGCGGGCAGCTACGGCAAGGACACTCGCGGCATCATCCGCGTGCATCAGTTCGACAAGGTGGAGATGTTCGTCTACACCCGGCCGGAGGACGCCGATGCCGAGCATCAGCGGCTGCTGGCCTGGGAGCAGGAGATGCTCGCCGCCATCGAGGTGCCGTACCGGGTGATCGATGTGGCCGCCGGTGATCTGGGCAGCTCGGCCGCGCGCAAATTCGATTGTGAGGCTTGGGTTCCCACCCAGCGGACCTATCGCGAGCTCACCTCGACCTCGAATTGCACCACCTTCCAGGCGCGTCGCCTGAATGTGCGCTACCGGGACGAGAACAACAAGCCGCAGACCGCCGCCACTCTGAACGGCACCCTGGCCACCACCCGCTGGATCGTCGCACTGCTGGAGAATCACCAGCAGGCGGATGGTTCGGTGCGGGTCCCGGCGGCGTTGGTGCCCTTCGTCGGCAAGGAAATCCTGACGCCGATTCGCTGA
- a CDS encoding GMC family oxidoreductase — MPQYTPSTVDFIVVGAGSAGAAVAARLSDRPGVSVAVVEAGSADRDKFVHIPAGFSKLFQGENDWNYRTEPQTELHDRQVYWPRGKMLGGSSSMNAMMWVRGFAADYDEWAQHAGPAWSFEQVLPYFQRMETVEGPEGNTGEGPLHIAPQRSPRPITAEYLQAATQAGFTLETANGDAPQGFTQTMVSQKRGARWSTADAYLRPALQRHRDLTLITDAHVTQVLFEGNRAVGVEYRVGGETKQLHAKREVILSGGAINTPQLLMLSGIGPIEQLQGLGIPVRHHNPEVGRNLRDHLAAPIVYRTKAGSLYGADKNLLELANYLVRRRGQLTSNVGEAYGFVRSRPDLELPDLELIFAPAPYIGEGLGEPDGHALTFAAVLLKPESIGEITLTSADPFAAPRIAPNYVAEINDRIALMAGLRTCVEIASQPALKEHIGELMQPALPASTPMDEVLKRCLDDHSHTLYHPVGTCRMSSDSTGVVDPELRVRGVEGLRIADTSVMPIITRGHTHAPAVLIGEKAADIIAG; from the coding sequence ATGCCCCAATACACGCCGAGCACAGTCGATTTCATCGTCGTCGGCGCCGGATCCGCCGGGGCGGCCGTGGCCGCGCGGCTGAGTGACCGGCCCGGCGTCAGCGTCGCCGTCGTAGAGGCGGGCAGCGCCGACCGCGACAAATTCGTTCATATTCCGGCCGGATTCTCCAAGCTGTTCCAAGGGGAGAACGACTGGAACTATCGCACCGAACCGCAGACCGAACTGCACGACCGCCAGGTGTACTGGCCGCGCGGCAAAATGCTCGGCGGCTCCTCCTCCATGAACGCCATGATGTGGGTGCGCGGCTTCGCCGCCGACTACGACGAATGGGCTCAACACGCCGGACCCGCGTGGTCGTTCGAACAGGTGCTGCCCTATTTCCAGCGCATGGAGACCGTCGAAGGGCCCGAGGGCAATACCGGAGAGGGCCCGTTGCACATCGCACCGCAGCGCAGCCCGCGACCGATCACCGCGGAGTACCTGCAGGCCGCCACCCAGGCCGGATTCACCCTCGAAACCGCGAACGGCGATGCGCCGCAAGGCTTCACCCAGACCATGGTGAGTCAGAAGCGCGGCGCGCGCTGGAGCACCGCCGACGCCTACCTGCGGCCCGCGCTGCAGCGGCATCGGGATCTGACCCTCATCACCGACGCGCATGTCACCCAGGTGCTGTTCGAGGGCAATCGCGCGGTCGGCGTCGAATACCGGGTCGGCGGCGAGACCAAACAGCTGCACGCCAAGCGCGAGGTCATCCTTTCCGGCGGGGCGATCAACACCCCGCAGCTGCTCATGCTCTCCGGGATCGGACCCATCGAACAGCTGCAGGGATTGGGAATCCCGGTGCGCCACCACAATCCGGAGGTCGGGCGCAATCTGCGCGATCACCTGGCCGCGCCCATCGTCTACCGGACCAAGGCGGGCAGTCTGTACGGGGCGGACAAGAACCTGCTCGAACTCGCCAACTATCTGGTGCGGCGGCGCGGACAGCTCACCTCCAATGTCGGTGAGGCGTACGGATTCGTGCGCTCCCGCCCGGATCTGGAACTGCCCGACCTCGAATTGATCTTCGCCCCGGCGCCGTACATCGGCGAGGGCCTCGGCGAACCGGACGGGCACGCGCTCACTTTCGCCGCGGTGCTGCTCAAACCCGAATCGATCGGCGAGATCACCCTGACCTCCGCCGACCCGTTCGCCGCACCACGCATCGCACCGAACTACGTCGCCGAGATCAACGATCGCATCGCCCTGATGGCCGGACTGCGCACCTGTGTCGAAATCGCCTCGCAGCCCGCGCTCAAGGAGCACATCGGGGAACTCATGCAACCCGCGCTGCCCGCCAGCACCCCCATGGACGAGGTGCTCAAGCGCTGCCTCGACGACCATTCGCACACGCTGTACCACCCCGTCGGCACCTGCCGAATGAGCTCGGACAGCACCGGCGTGGTCGATCCGGAGCTGCGCGTGCGCGGCGTCGAGGGGCTGCGCATCGCCGACACCTCGGTCATGCCGATCATCACCCGCGGGCATACCCACGCGCCCGCGGTGCTGATCGGTGAGAAGGCCGCGGACATCATTGCGGGGTGA
- a CDS encoding septum formation family protein, translated as MSSEQFPPPEQPEWPTAGPRKGGSRRASGRSGPFTALRSKLDTDGPLSAPTLRWGLLAVAVGAIVAALITMFLSGFDSGRVEAHNPGGAQPTGAVAGAAFGTAKQGDCLSWSKGNASDLVKVDCGSKHLFEVTADIDLSKYPGREFGPGSRFPDSLRFSELRDEHCVSAAQTYLGGKFDPRGKFVVGLINPGEAGWKAGERTLRCGLQVTGSAGTATHPITGSVRSTNQSKVFEVGTCVGIARNLPTDPVDCAQPHAFEIVSTVDLAARFPGGPPTKEDQDKVMEDQCAKDSTDYLGSPDALRNKTLTLFWDFLDTRSWLAGSQSLNCLIGKGADQEGFATITGSARGDLQIDGQAPVPPPNNGRYTPPPLPGAAPPVIPQPR; from the coding sequence ATGTCCAGCGAACAGTTCCCTCCGCCAGAACAGCCCGAGTGGCCGACCGCCGGTCCCCGCAAGGGGGGCTCCCGGCGAGCGTCCGGCCGGTCGGGTCCGTTCACCGCGCTGCGGTCCAAGCTGGATACCGATGGACCGCTCTCCGCGCCGACCCTGCGCTGGGGACTGCTCGCGGTCGCGGTCGGCGCGATCGTCGCCGCACTCATCACCATGTTCCTGTCCGGCTTCGATTCCGGTCGGGTGGAGGCGCACAATCCGGGCGGCGCGCAGCCCACCGGCGCGGTCGCCGGCGCGGCCTTCGGCACCGCCAAACAGGGCGACTGCCTGAGCTGGTCCAAGGGCAATGCCAGCGATCTGGTGAAGGTGGACTGCGGCAGCAAGCACCTGTTCGAGGTCACCGCCGATATCGACCTGAGCAAATACCCGGGCCGCGAATTCGGGCCCGGCTCACGCTTTCCCGATTCGCTGCGCTTCTCCGAACTGCGGGACGAGCACTGTGTGAGCGCCGCGCAGACCTACCTCGGCGGCAAATTCGATCCGCGCGGCAAGTTCGTGGTCGGTCTGATCAATCCGGGCGAGGCGGGCTGGAAGGCGGGCGAGCGCACGCTGCGCTGCGGGCTGCAGGTCACCGGTAGCGCGGGCACCGCCACCCACCCCATCACGGGCAGTGTGCGCAGCACCAACCAGTCCAAGGTCTTCGAGGTGGGCACCTGCGTCGGCATCGCCCGCAACCTGCCCACCGATCCGGTCGACTGCGCCCAGCCGCACGCCTTCGAGATCGTCTCCACGGTGGACCTCGCCGCCCGCTTCCCGGGTGGCCCGCCCACCAAGGAGGATCAGGACAAGGTCATGGAGGACCAGTGCGCCAAGGATTCCACCGACTATCTCGGCTCCCCCGACGCCCTGCGCAACAAGACGCTCACCCTGTTCTGGGATTTCCTGGACACCCGCAGCTGGCTCGCGGGTAGTCAGAGCCTGAACTGCCTGATCGGCAAGGGCGCGGACCAGGAAGGCTTCGCCACCATCACCGGTTCCGCACGTGGCGATCTGCAGATCGACGGTCAGGCCCCGGTACCGCCGCCGAACAACGGCCGCTACACCCCGCCGCCGCTACCGGGCGCCGCCCCGCCGGTCATTCCGCAGCCGCGGTGA
- a CDS encoding metallopeptidase family protein, with the protein MAVSMSDDRFEELVGDALDLIPGELAKAIDNVVVLIEPRSDEDPHLLGLYHGIALTERDFSHYGGALPDTITIYREAILGMCHSEEEVVQEVAITVIHEIAHYFGIDDDRLHQLGWG; encoded by the coding sequence ATGGCGGTCTCCATGTCCGACGACCGCTTCGAGGAGTTGGTCGGCGATGCACTGGATCTGATTCCGGGCGAGTTGGCCAAGGCCATCGACAATGTGGTGGTTCTCATCGAACCGCGCAGTGACGAGGATCCGCACCTGCTCGGGCTGTACCACGGGATCGCACTCACCGAACGGGACTTCAGCCACTACGGGGGCGCATTACCCGACACCATCACCATCTATCGCGAGGCCATTCTGGGCATGTGCCACAGCGAGGAAGAGGTGGTGCAGGAGGTGGCAATCACAGTGATTCACGAGATCGCGCACTACTTCGGGATTGACGACGACCGCCTCCATCAGCTGGGATGGGGCTGA
- a CDS encoding PE domain-containing protein → MVGLVSVQPEVILAAALELDLLAERLAAASAVTAPATHVLPSGTEEVSFLAAAHFNQAAFSHDRATAQAVLELHHAAATLRSQLAQYLVQDAVRAAGIAAIQV, encoded by the coding sequence ATGGTTGGTCTCGTCTCCGTGCAGCCCGAGGTCATTCTCGCCGCTGCTCTCGAGCTCGACCTGCTCGCCGAACGACTCGCGGCGGCGTCAGCGGTCACCGCGCCCGCCACCCACGTACTACCCTCCGGCACCGAGGAAGTCTCGTTCCTGGCCGCGGCGCACTTCAATCAGGCGGCCTTCAGCCACGATCGGGCAACCGCCCAGGCGGTACTCGAACTGCATCACGCCGCCGCCACCCTGCGCAGTCAGCTCGCCCAGTATCTGGTGCAGGACGCGGTGCGCGCCGCCGGTATCGCCGCCATCCAGGTGTAG
- a CDS encoding PPE domain-containing protein yields MTLGITGVFWLPRMAELNSVTLNAGAHAIPIAAAGTAWGGLTAAWVDATTTVARVMAEVGVGLQGINGLNVLGRLTGFTLWSEQQSVLAAAMAAKAAANVTAYTVASIVMPSLPEIAAVEAARVAAHSTGGALNGTAEAAEAAKLALDIRAALVMETYEAATTALVTTPGEFFLPPAIAMGAGSANGASGFGDGAGDPVQTALAAAAGLANNPAVLSAMGQAAQVAGTVATSGVSTVGNVASTAISAVANGLTPGHLGTVMPGIGEASVAAAGAGGAGLSTSAVSFGGGSSVSIGNGGGTLKLPDGWGAGSAMPGGAPAAVPVTEPVSVAPAAQAAAPVRPGNSSPLLGNQVRDDEDETRGGHDYGRSVEHFADGRAIAPAVIGGDPAEHR; encoded by the coding sequence ATGACATTGGGCATCACCGGAGTCTTCTGGCTCCCCCGCATGGCCGAACTCAACTCCGTCACCCTGAACGCGGGTGCGCACGCCATTCCGATCGCCGCGGCCGGCACCGCCTGGGGCGGCCTCACCGCCGCCTGGGTGGATGCCACCACCACGGTCGCGCGCGTCATGGCCGAGGTCGGGGTCGGTCTACAGGGCATCAACGGCCTGAACGTGCTGGGCCGCCTCACCGGATTCACCCTCTGGTCCGAACAGCAGAGCGTGCTGGCCGCCGCCATGGCCGCCAAAGCCGCCGCCAACGTGACCGCCTACACCGTGGCCTCCATCGTCATGCCGAGCCTGCCCGAGATCGCCGCGGTCGAGGCCGCGCGGGTGGCCGCGCACTCCACCGGCGGTGCGCTCAATGGCACCGCCGAGGCCGCCGAGGCCGCCAAACTCGCACTCGATATCCGGGCCGCGCTGGTCATGGAGACCTATGAGGCCGCCACCACCGCGCTGGTCACCACACCCGGCGAATTCTTCCTGCCGCCCGCCATTGCCATGGGGGCCGGATCAGCCAATGGCGCAAGCGGTTTCGGCGACGGAGCCGGTGATCCGGTGCAGACCGCGCTCGCCGCGGCGGCCGGACTCGCCAATAACCCGGCGGTGCTGAGCGCCATGGGTCAAGCCGCGCAGGTGGCCGGGACCGTGGCCACCTCCGGGGTGAGCACGGTGGGCAATGTCGCGAGCACCGCGATTTCGGCCGTGGCCAATGGGCTCACGCCCGGACACCTCGGCACCGTGATGCCCGGTATCGGCGAGGCGAGTGTCGCCGCCGCCGGTGCGGGCGGAGCGGGATTGAGCACCAGTGCGGTGTCGTTCGGCGGCGGATCGAGCGTGAGCATCGGAAATGGCGGCGGCACACTGAAACTCCCCGACGGCTGGGGCGCGGGCAGCGCGATGCCCGGCGGCGCCCCGGCGGCGGTTCCGGTCACCGAACCGGTGAGCGTCGCGCCCGCCGCGCAGGCCGCCGCACCCGTGCGACCCGGCAATTCCAGTCCGCTGCTGGGCAATCAGGTGCGCGACGATGAGGACGAGACACGCGGCGGTCACGACTACGGGCGCTCGGTGGAGCACTTCGCCGACGGCCGGGCCATCGCGCCCGCTGTCATCGGCGGCGATCCGGCGGAGCATCGGTGA
- a CDS encoding ESX secretion-associated protein EspG: MTVLGAGRGPSVLRSVTLSLDEMQYLQEALEFDELPVVLDAMGRYDNATDHDAAMNAAATTLAERELLDGDEVHPELAERLRVLYRPHWVLALRWYVNGQVNRFCLAKGDDFEVVALRGPHSYVIDAAGHDLAGTVMAALGPAEPLDLDGMNAPTAELAPIFDDAGDVTTTANRLAKVGKPSRDAKTLASALVQVDSHAEIAGVIYGDGTRDTADNHIAVFNTRHGRFLATASTADDGTKWTSLATGTPARLRTALQDLIGTLPLRQEFPTHRQV, translated from the coding sequence GTGACCGTCCTCGGCGCGGGACGCGGACCGTCGGTACTGCGATCGGTCACGCTGTCCCTCGACGAAATGCAGTATCTACAAGAGGCTTTGGAGTTCGACGAGCTGCCCGTTGTGCTCGATGCCATGGGGCGCTACGACAATGCCACCGATCATGACGCGGCCATGAACGCCGCCGCGACGACCCTCGCCGAACGCGAACTACTCGACGGCGACGAGGTGCATCCGGAGCTGGCCGAACGATTGCGGGTGCTCTATCGACCGCACTGGGTGCTCGCACTGCGCTGGTATGTGAACGGACAGGTCAATCGATTCTGCCTGGCCAAGGGCGACGATTTCGAGGTGGTCGCGCTGCGCGGGCCGCACTCCTATGTGATCGATGCGGCGGGGCATGACCTGGCCGGAACCGTTATGGCCGCACTCGGTCCGGCCGAACCGCTGGATCTCGACGGAATGAACGCTCCCACAGCGGAATTGGCCCCAATCTTCGACGATGCGGGCGATGTGACGACCACCGCGAACCGGCTCGCGAAGGTAGGCAAACCGTCGCGCGACGCGAAAACCCTTGCCTCGGCACTGGTTCAGGTCGACTCGCACGCCGAGATCGCGGGAGTGATCTACGGCGACGGCACCCGCGATACCGCGGATAATCACATCGCGGTGTTCAACACTCGGCACGGCCGGTTCCTCGCCACCGCGAGCACCGCCGACGACGGCACCAAATGGACCTCACTCGCCACGGGTACGCCCGCGCGGCTGCGCACCGCGCTCCAGGATTTGATCGGCACTCTCCCACTGCGGCAAGAGTTTCCAACGCACCGGCAGGTCTGA
- a CDS encoding histidine phosphatase family protein yields the protein MTGKLILVRHGETEGNVAKILDTRLPGLPLTERGVAQAKTFGANLSVPPRQLFSSEALRARQTGGYIADATGVKLEPLEGLQEVQLGDLEGLNTQDAHETFQDVYHAWHFGDLSVRVPGGETGMEVLDRYVPTLERLRDTYLTDAESGDVILVSHGAAMRLVARELAGIPRLFAANNHLDNTETIELLPGANGEWECTRWGRYLPPFAEAAWPTGDDPMG from the coding sequence GTGACCGGCAAGCTGATCCTGGTGCGACACGGTGAGACCGAAGGCAATGTCGCCAAGATCCTGGACACCCGGCTCCCGGGCCTGCCGCTCACCGAACGCGGTGTGGCGCAGGCGAAGACCTTCGGTGCGAACCTGAGTGTGCCGCCGCGCCAGCTCTTCTCCTCGGAGGCATTGCGTGCCCGGCAGACCGGCGGATACATCGCCGATGCCACCGGCGTGAAGCTCGAACCACTGGAGGGTTTGCAGGAGGTGCAGCTCGGTGACCTGGAGGGTCTGAACACCCAGGACGCGCACGAGACCTTCCAGGATGTCTACCACGCCTGGCACTTCGGTGACCTGAGTGTTCGAGTGCCCGGCGGCGAGACCGGTATGGAAGTCCTGGACCGCTACGTCCCGACCTTGGAGCGTTTGCGCGATACATACCTGACCGATGCCGAATCCGGTGATGTGATCCTGGTCAGCCACGGTGCCGCCATGCGCCTGGTCGCCCGGGAATTGGCCGGTATCCCAAGGCTTTTCGCCGCCAATAACCATCTCGACAACACCGAGACGATCGAACTCCTACCCGGAGCCAACGGCGAATGGGAGTGCACCCGCTGGGGGCGCTACCTCCCACCTTTTGCCGAGGCGGCCTGGCCCACCGGCGACGACCCGATGGGCTGA
- the pheA gene encoding prephenate dehydratase, giving the protein MPRIAYFGPSGTFTEMALAKLESTGAFGGPVERVPAPSQGATIELLRAGQVEGAVVPIESSVDGSIAPTLDALALGPRLQIIAETELDVAFTILGRPGIELSEVRHIAAYPIAAAQVRIWLSRTLPEAQMYTSASNAAAAEDVVAGHADAAVSTALAGERLGLSVLAADVADVDSAVTRFVLVAPPQPAPPRTGTDRTSIVLELANEPGSLMRAFAEFATRGIDLTRIESRPTRTGMGTYRFYLDCVGHIDDAAVAEALKALHRTAARIRFLGSWPATSATGTPPPADEPAAAWLADLKKGVADL; this is encoded by the coding sequence GTGCCGCGCATTGCCTATTTCGGGCCGTCGGGAACCTTCACGGAGATGGCCCTCGCGAAACTCGAGTCCACCGGAGCCTTCGGTGGGCCGGTCGAGCGTGTCCCCGCCCCGAGCCAGGGCGCGACCATCGAACTGCTGCGGGCCGGGCAGGTCGAGGGCGCGGTGGTGCCGATCGAGAGCTCGGTGGACGGTTCGATCGCGCCGACCCTGGACGCGCTGGCGCTGGGGCCCCGGTTGCAGATCATCGCCGAGACCGAATTGGATGTGGCCTTCACGATCCTGGGCCGCCCGGGTATCGAGCTATCCGAGGTGCGCCATATCGCCGCGTATCCGATCGCGGCGGCGCAGGTGCGGATCTGGCTGTCGCGCACGCTGCCCGAGGCGCAGATGTACACCTCGGCCTCCAATGCCGCCGCCGCCGAGGACGTGGTGGCCGGACATGCCGATGCCGCGGTCTCGACCGCACTGGCGGGTGAGCGCCTCGGCCTGAGTGTGCTCGCCGCCGATGTCGCCGATGTCGATTCGGCGGTAACCAGATTCGTACTGGTCGCGCCCCCGCAGCCCGCGCCGCCGCGCACGGGCACGGATCGCACCTCGATCGTGCTGGAGTTGGCCAACGAGCCCGGTTCGCTCATGCGCGCGTTCGCCGAATTCGCCACCCGCGGTATCGATCTCACTCGAATCGAATCCCGGCCCACCCGCACCGGTATGGGCACCTACCGCTTCTACCTGGACTGCGTCGGGCATATCGACGACGCCGCGGTCGCCGAGGCGCTCAAGGCGCTGCACCGCACCGCCGCCCGGATCCGCTTCCTCGGCTCCTGGCCCGCGACTTCCGCGACCGGAACCCCGCCGCCCGCCGACGAACCCGCGGCGGCCTGGCTGGCCGATTTGAAGAAAGGGGTGGCCGACCTGTGA